One region of Spiroplasma endosymbiont of Asaphidion curtum genomic DNA includes:
- the smpB gene encoding SsrA-binding protein SmpB, whose protein sequence is MKIIASNRKARFNYELIDTYEAGIELQGSEVKSLRESNVSLQESYILIRNQEALILNLHISTYAYASSAKPDPNRSRKLLLHKKQILKLEAKMKLQNLQLVPTKIYFNSKGLVKIEIALAKAKKLYDKRETVKKRDMERKIQKIS, encoded by the coding sequence ATGAAAATAATTGCTTCAAATCGTAAAGCACGATTTAATTATGAATTAATAGATACTTATGAAGCTGGAATTGAATTGCAAGGTTCCGAGGTTAAATCTTTACGGGAATCTAATGTATCATTACAAGAAAGTTATATTTTGATTAGAAATCAAGAGGCATTAATTTTGAATTTACATATTAGTACTTATGCTTATGCATCAAGTGCTAAACCAGATCCGAATCGTTCAAGAAAGTTATTGTTGCATAAAAAACAGATTTTAAAGTTGGAAGCGAAGATGAAATTACAAAATTTACAATTAGTTCCTACTAAAATATATTTTAATAGTAAGGGTTTAGTTAAAATTGAAATTGCGTTAGCAAAAGCAAAAAAACTTTATGATAAAAGAGAGACTGTTAAAAAACGCGATATGGAACGAAAAATTCAAAAGATTTCATAA
- the rnr gene encoding ribonuclease R produces MKQKILNILKNEKRPLSKLEISNYLEITNEEQYELMVLELKELKINNILKVNNSNKYSLNLQNQLLTGIIQLHSKGFGFIKTKDNQEYFVKSQDLNGCLDMDEVLFTTKNIKQNDARHFEALVIEVLKRPLTTVVATVCFNETTKTKFLKINNIKLQHLVLVITNLSIAIVDTIVIAKIVSVSKNQLVSLEIQDIIGNVNTPGIDVIAVVHEFFVKTKFDDVTLNEVKKISPLVMAEELIGRRDLQNNLFITIDGSDAKDLDDAISVVKLDNGNYKLFIAIADVAHYVTENSALDKEAFIRGTSIYLVDRVIAMLPPQLSNGICSLNENEIRLTIVCEMEINPVGETISNEIYPAVIKTKRRMSYDEVNLAFSNQNPNFIKTHPEIYQMLLIARDLHHILRNYKEQAGVIDFNLNEAKLVINQNGKISDIILRNRATAEMLIEDFMIRANETVASTIYWMNLPFIYRIHDKPKIKKLKEVYNILKIMGYNIKGKVENVYAKDLQLTLENIKDKPWFQVVATLFLRSMEKARYDINNIGHFGLASNCYTHFTSPIRRYPDLIVHRMLKKYLFEKQINNVIVDKYAPILQNQAEQSSIFELKALECERAVEQMKKAEYMETQIGKRFSGIVSSVTNFGIFVELEDTIEGLIRVSDMRNDYYNYNEKTMRLVGERTRKEYYLGQIVNIEVKWASKLERKIDFILKDSNNSNGRVKQWK; encoded by the coding sequence ATGAAACAAAAAATTTTAAATATTTTAAAAAATGAAAAGCGACCCCTTTCAAAATTAGAAATTAGTAATTATCTTGAAATTACTAATGAAGAACAATATGAATTAATGGTGTTGGAACTTAAGGAATTAAAAATTAATAATATTTTAAAAGTTAATAATAGTAATAAATATTCCTTAAATTTACAAAATCAATTGCTTACTGGTATTATTCAACTACATTCTAAGGGTTTTGGTTTTATTAAAACTAAAGATAATCAAGAGTATTTTGTTAAATCACAAGACTTAAATGGTTGTTTAGATATGGATGAAGTTTTATTTACTACTAAAAATATTAAACAAAATGATGCTCGACATTTTGAGGCTTTGGTAATTGAAGTATTAAAAAGGCCTTTAACTACTGTTGTTGCTACTGTTTGTTTTAATGAAACAACTAAAACAAAGTTTTTAAAAATTAATAATATTAAATTGCAACATTTAGTTCTTGTAATTACTAATTTAAGTATTGCAATTGTTGATACGATTGTTATTGCTAAAATAGTGTCCGTTAGTAAAAATCAATTAGTATCATTGGAAATTCAGGATATTATTGGTAATGTTAATACTCCGGGAATTGATGTTATCGCTGTTGTTCACGAGTTTTTTGTTAAGACAAAATTTGATGATGTAACATTAAATGAAGTAAAAAAAATCTCTCCATTGGTAATGGCTGAAGAATTAATTGGGCGGAGAGATTTACAAAATAATTTATTTATTACTATTGATGGTAGTGATGCTAAAGATTTAGATGATGCTATTAGTGTTGTTAAGTTGGATAATGGAAATTATAAATTATTTATTGCGATTGCTGATGTGGCACATTATGTTACTGAGAATAGTGCTTTGGATAAAGAAGCTTTTATTAGGGGAACTTCTATTTATTTAGTTGATCGTGTTATTGCGATGTTACCACCACAATTATCAAATGGTATTTGTTCTTTAAATGAAAATGAGATACGGTTAACGATAGTTTGTGAAATGGAAATTAATCCTGTTGGTGAAACTATTAGTAATGAAATATATCCAGCAGTTATTAAAACTAAGCGAAGAATGTCGTATGATGAAGTGAATTTAGCTTTTAGTAATCAGAATCCAAATTTTATTAAAACTCATCCCGAAATTTATCAAATGCTTTTAATTGCTCGTGATTTACATCATATTTTAAGAAATTATAAAGAGCAAGCTGGAGTTATTGATTTTAATTTAAATGAGGCTAAATTAGTTATTAATCAAAATGGCAAAATTAGTGATATTATTTTGAGAAATCGGGCAACAGCAGAAATGTTAATTGAAGATTTTATGATTCGTGCTAATGAAACTGTTGCTAGCACTATTTATTGAATGAATTTGCCATTTATTTATCGGATTCATGATAAACCAAAAATTAAAAAATTAAAAGAAGTGTATAATATATTAAAAATAATGGGATATAACATTAAGGGTAAAGTTGAAAATGTTTATGCTAAAGATTTGCAATTAACTTTGGAAAATATTAAAGATAAACCTTGATTTCAAGTTGTAGCTACTTTGTTTTTACGAAGTATGGAAAAAGCTCGTTATGATATTAATAATATTGGGCATTTTGGTTTAGCAAGTAACTGTTATACTCATTTTACATCACCAATTCGTCGTTATCCAGATTTAATTGTTCATCGGATGTTAAAAAAATATCTTTTTGAGAAACAAATTAATAATGTTATTGTTGATAAGTATGCACCGATTTTACAAAATCAAGCAGAACAGTCTAGTATTTTCGAATTGAAAGCATTAGAATGTGAAAGAGCAGTAGAACAAATGAAAAAAGCTGAGTATATGGAAACACAAATTGGAAAAAGATTTTCGGGAATTGTTAGTTCAGTTACTAATTTTGGGATTTTTGTAGAATTAGAAGATACTATTGAAGGATTGATTCGTGTTAGTGATATGCGAAATGATTATTATAACTATAATGAAAAAACAATGCGATTAGTTGGTGAAAGAACAAGAAAAGAATATTATCTTGGACAAATTGTTAACATTGAGGTTAAGTGAGCTAGTAAGTTAGAAAGAAAAATTGATTTTATCCTTAAAGATTCTAATAATAGTAATGGTAGGGTTAAACAATGAAAATAA
- the secG gene encoding preprotein translocase subunit SecG, with product MSKQNILLIFEIILLTIGFVMIVIGLLQPKKTQAGLGALSGGNQELFAQTKERGLSRTLSFMMLGCGSCLFVLSMIIRILENTL from the coding sequence ATGAGTAAACAAAATATTTTATTAATCTTTGAGATTATTCTTTTAACTATTGGTTTTGTAATGATTGTTATTGGATTATTACAGCCAAAGAAAACGCAAGCAGGATTAGGGGCATTAAGCGGTGGTAATCAAGAGCTTTTTGCACAAACTAAAGAGCGAGGACTTTCACGAACTTTATCATTTATGATGTTAGGTTGTGGATCTTGTTTATTTGTTCTTTCAATGATTATTAGAATTTTAGAAAATACTTTATAA
- a CDS encoding transposase family protein produces MKFDKFNFINDKELLRLTGIKQSTFNKMLNILKEAELKKFKRGGKNNKLSLENRLLMTLSYWREYRTYFHLGKSFDISEASCYRNIKWIEDILIKHPDFQQLAGKKALINDYFNDKTIIIDATETPIQRPKKDKNNLIQEKRKNTLLKHK; encoded by the coding sequence ATGAAATTTGATAAATTTAATTTTATTAATGATAAAGAATTATTACGATTAACTGGAATAAAGCAAAGTACTTTTAATAAAATGTTAAATATTTTAAAAGAAGCTGAGTTAAAAAAGTTTAAAAGAGGTGGTAAAAATAATAAATTATCATTAGAAAATAGATTATTGATGACTTTATCATATTGACGAGAATATCGTACTTATTTTCATCTTGGTAAAAGTTTTGATATTAGTGAAGCTAGTTGTTATCGAAATATCAAGTGAATTGAAGATATTTTAATCAAACATCCTGATTTTCAACAACTTGCTGGTAAAAAAGCATTAATAAATGATTATTTTAATGATAAAACAATTATTATTGATGCTACAGAAACACCCATTCAACGCCCAAAAAAAGACAAAAACAATCTTATTCAGGAAAAAAGAAAAAACACACTATTAAAACACAAGTAA
- a CDS encoding transposase family protein, whose amino-acid sequence MKTQVIIEKESKIIIATNFSLGKKHDFCLFKESKIPILKNTKLIVDNGYQGIQKIHSNVLIPKKKTKKNPLNKEQKHNNKLISKMRIIIENIFAILKKFKIITEPNCKVKCN is encoded by the coding sequence ATTAAAACACAAGTAATTATTGAAAAAGAAAGCAAAATAATTATTGCAACAAATTTTTCTCTCGGCAAAAAGCATGATTTTTGTTTATTTAAAGAATCAAAAATCCCAATTTTAAAAAATACTAAATTAATAGTTGATAATGGTTATCAAGGAATACAAAAAATTCATAGTAATGTTCTAATACCTAAGAAAAAAACAAAGAAAAACCCTTTAAATAAAGAACAAAAACATAATAATAAATTAATTTCAAAAATGAGAATTATTATTGAAAATATTTTTGCTATTCTTAAAAAATTTAAAATTATTACTGAGCCAAATTGTAAAGTTAAGTGCAACTAA
- a CDS encoding IS30 family transposase: protein MGYKHLGIYERIYIENQLKFKVKISEIAKNLNRSISTIIREVNRNKDSNHYFSLIAQNKAENRKQSHVYFHKFKNRELVKYVQQKLLLGWSPEQIYGRIKNFHKEWIISFKTIYNWIYSGLLEKVTNKNLRRKGKKRKSQENRGKFNGKSIKERNINVNNRITVGHWEGDTVVSSRGKSKSCLITLVERTSRFTLAMLVENRTTKVVNKNISHYLSILPNNLVKTITFDRGKEFSNWQQLEKNLNVKIYFANAYSPWQRGTNENTNGLIREKFPKKFNFSNTTKNAVHKFILSLNQRPRKILNYLSPIEYLVRKII from the coding sequence ATGGGTTACAAACATCTTGGCATATATGAAAGAATTTATATTGAGAATCAATTGAAGTTTAAAGTAAAAATTAGTGAAATAGCTAAAAATCTTAATCGAAGTATTAGTACTATTATTCGAGAAGTCAATAGAAATAAAGATAGTAATCATTATTTTTCATTAATTGCACAAAATAAAGCAGAAAACAGAAAACAATCACATGTTTATTTTCATAAGTTTAAAAATAGAGAATTAGTAAAATATGTACAACAAAAATTACTATTAGGTTGATCGCCTGAACAAATTTATGGCAGAATTAAAAATTTTCATAAAGAATGAATTATTAGTTTTAAAACAATTTACAATTGAATTTATTCTGGATTACTTGAAAAAGTTACTAATAAAAATTTAAGAAGAAAAGGTAAGAAACGAAAATCTCAAGAAAATCGCGGTAAATTTAATGGTAAATCAATTAAAGAACGAAATATTAATGTTAATAATCGTATAACTGTTGGTCATTGAGAAGGTGATACTGTAGTATCATCACGAGGTAAAAGTAAATCATGTTTAATAACTTTAGTTGAAAGAACATCAAGATTTACTTTAGCAATGTTAGTTGAAAATAGAACTACTAAAGTTGTTAACAAAAACATTAGCCATTATTTATCAATTCTTCCAAATAATCTTGTTAAGACTATAACATTTGATAGGGGTAAAGAATTTTCTAATTGACAACAACTTGAAAAAAATTTAAATGTGAAAATTTATTTTGCTAATGCGTATTCGCCTTGACAAAGAGGTACTAATGAAAATACTAATGGTTTAATTAGAGAAAAATTTCCTAAAAAATTTAATTTTTCAAATACTACTAAAAATGCAGTTCATAAATTTATATTGTCTTTAAACCAAAGACCAAGAAAAATACTAAATTATCTTTCACCAATCGAATATTTGGTTAGAAAAATAATTTAG